The Acetomicrobium flavidum genome window below encodes:
- the fliI gene encoding flagellar protein export ATPase FliI codes for MASKEGKDLLSELESRLDNMDFIRLNGLIAKAIGIVIESKGPDVRVGDLCEIRYRDKSMSLPAEVVGFSENRVLLMPLGELTDIGPGCDVVAVGQKLGVRVGPGLLGRVVNGLGEPIDDKGPIIAGEVYPLYAKPPHPLLRKPVATPLPVGVKAIDALLTLGRGQRVGIFSGSGVGKSTLMGMMVRNTEAEISVIGLIGERGREVGEFLERDLGSSGLKRSVVVVATSDQPPLIRLKAALTATAIAEYFRDRGKDVLLLMDSVTRVAMAQRDVGLAIGEPPATRGYTPSVFAFLPKLLERAGAGERGSITGVYNVLVEGDDMNEPVADTVRGILDGHIVLSRKLASKGHYPAIDVLRSVSRVMPNITSQEHLEAARRVRELLAIYEDAEDLVNIGAYKDGSNINIDWALRYLDDVLDFLCQPVEGRFSFEETVKKLISLAPRGDSK; via the coding sequence ATGGCCTCTAAGGAAGGCAAGGACCTTTTATCGGAGTTGGAATCTAGATTGGATAACATGGACTTCATCCGCCTTAATGGCCTAATAGCGAAGGCCATCGGCATCGTCATAGAATCCAAGGGCCCCGATGTTCGCGTAGGCGATTTATGCGAAATCAGATATCGCGATAAGTCTATGTCCCTTCCCGCTGAAGTCGTTGGTTTTAGCGAGAATAGGGTATTGCTGATGCCGCTGGGAGAGTTAACTGACATAGGTCCGGGATGCGACGTCGTTGCAGTCGGTCAAAAGCTTGGCGTTAGAGTGGGCCCGGGGCTTTTGGGCAGAGTCGTAAATGGCCTTGGGGAGCCCATCGACGACAAGGGGCCAATTATTGCAGGGGAAGTTTACCCATTATACGCAAAACCTCCCCATCCGCTTTTGAGGAAACCCGTTGCTACCCCTCTGCCCGTTGGGGTTAAGGCCATTGATGCCCTGTTGACGTTAGGGCGGGGGCAAAGGGTAGGAATATTTTCCGGTTCGGGCGTTGGCAAAAGCACCCTTATGGGGATGATGGTAAGGAATACTGAAGCCGAAATAAGCGTTATAGGATTGATTGGCGAGCGGGGAAGGGAGGTAGGAGAGTTTCTGGAAAGAGATTTGGGAAGCTCTGGGCTAAAACGCTCCGTTGTCGTTGTTGCAACCTCAGATCAGCCTCCGCTGATAAGGCTTAAGGCGGCTTTGACTGCAACGGCCATTGCAGAATATTTCAGAGACAGGGGCAAGGACGTCTTGCTTTTGATGGATTCCGTCACCAGGGTTGCCATGGCGCAAAGGGACGTAGGCCTTGCCATTGGAGAGCCGCCCGCCACTCGCGGTTATACGCCGTCCGTATTTGCCTTTCTTCCTAAGCTGCTTGAGCGAGCCGGAGCAGGAGAAAGGGGGAGCATAACCGGGGTTTATAACGTTCTGGTCGAAGGCGACGACATGAACGAACCCGTTGCCGATACAGTACGGGGCATCCTTGACGGACACATAGTGTTATCTCGAAAATTGGCTTCAAAGGGCCATTATCCGGCCATCGACGTACTAAGAAGTGTCAGTCGTGTCATGCCCAATATAACATCGCAGGAGCACCTCGAAGCGGCACGCAGGGTGAGGGAGTTGCTTGCCATTTACGAGGATGCGGAAGATCTCGTCAACATTGGTGCATACAAAGATGGGAGTAATATCAATATAGATTGGGCCTTGAGGTATTTAGATGATGTATTGGATTTCTTGTGTCAGCCTGTGGAGGGCCGGTTTAGCTTCGAGGAGACCGTCAAAAAGCTCATATCTCTGGCTCCAAGAGGCGATAGCAAATGA
- the fliG gene encoding flagellar motor switch protein FliG: MERRGRGLKGREKAAMLLVSLGPEVASKVYKNLDESTIEMLTMEIAGLRKIQSSQREEVLREAQELLLAKEYMTQGGVDYAKKLLEASLGPERAQEILRRITASLQVRPFDFIRQTDPQQILAFVQNEHPQTIALIISYMEPKQAAQVMSGLPPNLQVEVAKRIASMERVTPEVLREVERVLERKVSTVLSQDFTIAGGLDALVAIINNADRATERNIMEKLEEEDPELAEEVKKRLFVFEDILGLDDRSLQRVLRDVDMKDVALALKGASEALREKFFKNLSKRAVEMLKEDMEYMGPVRVRDVEEAQQKIVNVIRALEEAGEIVIARGGEEELIV; this comes from the coding sequence GTGGAAAGGAGAGGCAGGGGCTTAAAAGGTCGGGAGAAGGCTGCAATGCTGCTGGTGTCTTTAGGCCCGGAGGTGGCATCTAAGGTATATAAAAATTTAGACGAAAGCACCATCGAAATGTTGACAATGGAAATAGCAGGGCTTCGCAAGATCCAAAGCAGTCAGAGGGAAGAGGTGCTAAGGGAAGCCCAAGAGTTGTTATTGGCAAAGGAATACATGACTCAAGGGGGAGTCGATTATGCAAAAAAGCTCTTGGAAGCTTCGTTGGGGCCCGAACGGGCCCAGGAGATCTTGCGCCGTATAACGGCCAGCCTCCAGGTCAGGCCCTTCGATTTCATCAGGCAGACAGATCCCCAGCAGATATTGGCCTTTGTCCAAAATGAACATCCCCAGACCATAGCCCTCATAATCTCATACATGGAACCTAAACAGGCAGCCCAGGTCATGAGTGGGTTGCCCCCTAACCTTCAGGTAGAGGTTGCAAAAAGGATAGCGTCGATGGAGAGGGTAACTCCTGAGGTGCTCAGGGAAGTCGAACGCGTCCTGGAAAGAAAGGTATCCACTGTATTGAGCCAAGACTTCACCATAGCAGGTGGGTTAGATGCCTTAGTGGCCATCATAAATAACGCCGATAGGGCTACTGAACGCAACATTATGGAAAAGCTGGAGGAAGAGGATCCCGAACTGGCCGAAGAGGTCAAAAAGAGGCTGTTTGTCTTCGAGGATATATTGGGTTTGGACGACCGTTCCTTGCAGCGTGTCCTTCGCGATGTGGATATGAAGGATGTCGCTTTAGCCCTGAAGGGTGCATCCGAAGCGCTTAGGGAAAAGTTCTTCAAGAACCTGTCCAAGAGGGCCGTAGAGATGCTGAAGGAGGACATGGAATACATGGGACCGGTCCGCGTCCGAGATGTGGAGGAAGCCCAACAAAAGATCGTCAACGTTATAAGGGCTTTGGAAGAGGCCGGAGAGATTGTGATCGCGCGGGGAGGGGAGGAGGAACTGATTGTCTAA
- the fliF gene encoding flagellar basal-body MS-ring/collar protein FliF — MERIAKFWNDLKQFWAGLSRWQRLSIVGVVAVGVLTVFILLLVTGRQKYEPLFSNLNIDDQAAIVNYLKDKGIPYKVDPSFNAILVPDDVVYETRLSLVGEGLPKGGIVGFELFDKAKMGMTDFQQKVSYLRALEGELIRTIQAIQGVQSCKVNIVIPEQKLFLEEQSPATASVLLELKPGFEMGSEQVKAIVHLVAHSVEGLNPDNVVVVDSKGRILSDMLDENFLVTGAEGRTLTSLQREMERQQEIEMERKVRQMLERIFGPGKAVVRVRVVLNFDKKRTAVKEYVPGPSGKGVPRSTQSLEETYTGPGVPPGGAPGTTTNIPGYVITSQAAGPSTYERAEGTTNYEISTREQEVVSTPGTLEKISASVLIDGELDQGVLEELRRAVAAAVGIDEARGDELYVMSMPFTPIEAPQAPAAARRWPLYVLIGVVSLLAIGGGFMLLQRRRKKLPAPVEKAPKSEEEVPSLEELLKHPELLKEKGELAILEQQLREYASKKPEEIAAIIKNWLLEDQY; from the coding sequence GTGGAAAGAATTGCAAAGTTTTGGAATGATTTAAAGCAGTTTTGGGCCGGTCTATCCAGGTGGCAGCGTCTGTCCATTGTGGGGGTCGTTGCTGTTGGGGTGTTGACAGTATTTATCCTTTTACTTGTTACGGGAAGGCAAAAATACGAGCCCCTTTTCTCTAACCTCAATATTGACGATCAGGCTGCCATTGTGAATTACTTGAAGGACAAGGGTATCCCGTATAAGGTTGACCCGTCCTTCAATGCCATACTGGTCCCCGACGACGTGGTCTACGAGACCAGGCTTTCCCTTGTCGGGGAGGGATTGCCGAAGGGTGGGATCGTAGGCTTTGAACTCTTCGACAAGGCCAAGATGGGCATGACCGATTTTCAACAGAAGGTTAGCTACCTTAGGGCACTTGAGGGCGAATTAATCCGAACGATTCAAGCCATTCAGGGCGTTCAATCCTGTAAGGTCAACATTGTCATTCCGGAACAGAAATTGTTTTTAGAGGAGCAGTCTCCTGCCACAGCATCGGTGCTTCTTGAGCTAAAGCCTGGATTTGAAATGGGATCCGAACAGGTCAAAGCTATCGTACATTTGGTGGCCCACAGCGTAGAGGGACTAAACCCCGATAACGTGGTGGTTGTAGATAGCAAGGGAAGGATATTATCCGATATGTTGGATGAAAACTTCCTGGTAACCGGGGCCGAGGGCAGGACTCTGACTTCCCTCCAAAGAGAAATGGAGCGCCAGCAGGAAATAGAGATGGAACGAAAAGTAAGGCAGATGTTGGAACGCATATTTGGTCCCGGCAAAGCCGTGGTGAGGGTCAGGGTCGTATTGAACTTCGACAAGAAAAGGACGGCAGTTAAGGAATATGTTCCAGGGCCCTCCGGCAAGGGAGTTCCAAGAAGCACGCAGAGCCTTGAGGAGACGTATACCGGTCCCGGAGTTCCTCCAGGAGGCGCTCCGGGCACCACAACCAATATCCCCGGCTATGTTATCACATCGCAAGCTGCAGGGCCGAGCACTTACGAGCGCGCGGAAGGAACGACCAATTACGAGATCAGCACCAGGGAACAGGAGGTTGTCTCTACTCCTGGGACCTTGGAAAAGATATCGGCTTCAGTATTAATAGACGGCGAGCTGGATCAAGGCGTGCTTGAAGAGCTTAGGCGGGCCGTAGCGGCTGCAGTTGGAATAGACGAAGCAAGGGGCGACGAACTTTACGTGATGTCGATGCCCTTCACGCCGATCGAAGCTCCACAAGCTCCGGCGGCAGCCAGGCGATGGCCACTGTACGTGTTAATCGGTGTTGTTTCATTATTGGCGATCGGGGGCGGATTTATGCTCTTGCAAAGGAGAAGAAAAAAGCTACCTGCTCCTGTAGAAAAAGCTCCCAAGTCGGAAGAAGAGGTTCCTTCTCTCGAGGAATTGCTCAAGCATCCGGAGCTTTTAAAAGAAAAGGGCGAATTGGCCATTTTAGAACAACAGTTGAGGGAATACGCTTCAAAAAAGCCAGAGGAGATAGCAGCCATAATCAAAAATTGGCTGCTTGAAGACCAATACTGA
- the codY gene encoding GTP-sensing pleiotropic transcriptional regulator CodY, with the protein METPRELIESRPKIVNPTAMEDLLDKTRIISRTLQSAGMTPHPDYQKIARLLCDLSTANVYIINGEGKILGYAWISDYRCDYMEQLLKDGYMPKSYTERLNQHHESVLNHSDHGHCAYSDEPCRYFNKHVVYVPIYGCGERLGTLILARFGTPFDTRDLVLAEYLATVVGIEILYDRTHHIEERAKERFMVQIAVRALSYSEMESIKVILKELDGFEGVVVASRVADRIGVTRSVIVNALRKLESAGLIESRSLGMKGTYIKILSPIFLDELNK; encoded by the coding sequence ATGGAAACACCTCGCGAATTGATCGAATCAAGACCTAAAATCGTGAATCCTACAGCAATGGAGGATTTACTGGACAAGACGCGCATAATAAGTCGAACGCTTCAGTCCGCGGGCATGACCCCTCACCCGGACTACCAAAAGATAGCAAGGTTATTATGTGACCTGTCTACTGCCAACGTCTATATAATTAATGGAGAGGGCAAGATCTTGGGTTACGCCTGGATAAGCGATTACCGGTGCGATTACATGGAACAGCTCCTCAAAGACGGCTATATGCCCAAATCCTATACGGAGAGGTTGAACCAGCATCACGAGTCCGTCTTAAATCACAGCGATCACGGGCATTGTGCCTACTCCGATGAACCATGCAGGTATTTCAACAAGCATGTGGTATATGTTCCTATTTACGGTTGCGGGGAGAGGCTCGGCACCCTTATCCTGGCCCGTTTCGGTACCCCCTTCGATACGCGCGATCTCGTGTTGGCCGAATATCTTGCCACAGTAGTCGGCATCGAAATATTGTATGACAGGACGCATCATATCGAGGAAAGAGCCAAAGAGAGGTTTATGGTGCAAATAGCAGTTCGCGCCCTATCGTACTCGGAGATGGAGTCCATAAAGGTCATCTTAAAGGAGCTCGACGGCTTTGAAGGCGTTGTAGTGGCAAGCAGGGTAGCAGACAGGATAGGCGTCACCAGAAGCGTGATAGTCAACGCCCTACGCAAACTTGAAAGTGCAGGCCTTATAGAAAGCAGGAGCTTGGGCATGAAGGGGACCTACATCAAGATACTGTCTCCCATCTTTTTAGATGAGCTGAACAAGTAA
- the flgC gene encoding flagellar basal body rod protein FlgC: protein MRLFDSLEIAGSSLTAHRLWMDLISQNMANVNTTRTPEGGPYKRRVPVFAERLQGMNNDFKGIGVERIEADDLPPRMVYQPEHPDADAQGYVAYPNVNVVREMTDMMVATRAYEANLMVVESAKEIWGSAIDVLRS, encoded by the coding sequence ATGCGCCTTTTCGATTCGCTGGAAATTGCCGGAAGCTCCTTGACGGCGCACCGGCTGTGGATGGATCTCATCTCTCAAAACATGGCGAACGTAAACACCACGCGAACGCCTGAGGGTGGCCCTTACAAACGCAGGGTTCCCGTCTTTGCAGAGCGCCTGCAAGGCATGAACAATGACTTCAAGGGTATTGGGGTTGAAAGAATAGAAGCTGACGACCTGCCTCCACGCATGGTTTATCAACCGGAACACCCTGACGCAGATGCTCAGGGTTACGTGGCCTATCCAAACGTCAACGTAGTAAGGGAAATGACCGATATGATGGTGGCAACGAGAGCTTACGAGGCAAACCTTATGGTCGTCGAATCTGCAAAGGAAATTTGGGGTAGCGCCATAGATGTATTGCGATCTTGA
- the flgB gene encoding flagellar basal body rod protein FlgB: MDDMTWNALVVGMNGLSKRFKAVAQNIANVNTPGYARSEVTFENELREALNMKDDEKLALTTTDDAHISNVPRDVASITPKEHRAVGELTRWDGNGVDLDIEMSKLAQARMTYTALASLMSKRIESYKLAIGGGR, encoded by the coding sequence ATGGATGACATGACGTGGAATGCGCTGGTAGTCGGCATGAATGGTTTGTCAAAGAGATTTAAGGCGGTTGCCCAAAACATTGCGAATGTCAACACGCCAGGCTATGCGAGAAGCGAAGTGACATTTGAAAACGAGCTTCGCGAAGCGCTGAACATGAAGGATGATGAAAAATTGGCCCTGACGACCACCGATGATGCCCATATTTCAAATGTGCCCCGCGATGTGGCCTCCATAACCCCCAAGGAACATCGGGCGGTAGGAGAGTTGACCAGATGGGACGGAAACGGTGTCGACCTGGATATCGAGATGTCGAAGCTTGCTCAAGCTCGAATGACCTACACGGCCCTGGCCAGCTTGATGTCCAAACGCATAGAGTCTTATAAACTTGCCATAGGAGGCGGTAGATGA
- the fliE gene encoding flagellar hook-basal body complex protein FliE gives MPISRIDLMKLYYNDFSDNESKVQRQGKESFGEYLKQSASRVNDLQLKAEDQIRHLVTGDVEDISQVVTAVGEAEVALRLFVEVRDKLIDAYQQLARIPV, from the coding sequence TTGCCCATTTCGCGTATTGATTTAATGAAGTTATATTATAATGATTTTAGTGACAATGAGAGCAAAGTCCAGAGGCAGGGTAAAGAATCCTTCGGTGAATATCTGAAGCAAAGCGCCTCAAGGGTAAACGACCTCCAATTAAAGGCAGAAGATCAAATTCGCCATCTTGTTACGGGTGACGTCGAAGACATATCTCAAGTGGTTACTGCCGTGGGCGAGGCTGAGGTAGCCTTACGCCTGTTTGTGGAAGTAAGGGATAAGTTGATCGATGCCTATCAGCAATTAGCCAGAATACCGGTTTAG
- the hslU gene encoding ATP-dependent protease ATPase subunit HslU codes for MNEAAIRRDELTPSQVMAFLDRYVIGQSKAKKAVAVALRNRIRRKRLPEELAKEIIPKNILMVGPTGVGKTEIARRLAQLVDAPFIKVEASKYTEVGYVGRDVESIIREMADISVHMVKSKKIEENRGVAALLAEERVLDALLPSKSKVRQPQDFMRILLGSSSDDEERTADEYENENESRRTTREKFRKLLREGKLNDREIEIEVTESPLSNVPFIGVGMEEMGLNLGEMLGNILPKKVKRKRVTVANALKIFQLEEAEKLIDMDAVVKEALDKVQEEGIVFIDELDKIASADGQKYGPDVSREGVQRDLLPLVEGTTVQTKYGPVKTDHILFIGAGAFHSVKPSDLIPELQGRFPIRVELDPLGEEELLRILVEPENSLVKQYKALLQTEGVELIFTDAALREVASLAAKMNREMENIGARRLHTMMEQLLEDISFRAPEMTEREVRIDDIFVRERLAPLVENTDLRRYLL; via the coding sequence GCAGCTATAAGAAGGGATGAGCTTACGCCTTCTCAGGTTATGGCTTTTTTAGATAGATATGTAATAGGTCAAAGCAAGGCAAAGAAGGCCGTTGCAGTTGCCTTGCGCAATCGTATCAGGAGGAAAAGGCTTCCTGAAGAATTGGCAAAGGAGATAATTCCCAAAAACATCCTCATGGTTGGGCCTACCGGCGTTGGCAAGACCGAGATCGCAAGGCGCCTGGCTCAACTTGTCGATGCTCCCTTCATAAAAGTCGAAGCCTCCAAGTATACCGAAGTGGGCTACGTCGGAAGGGATGTGGAATCCATAATTCGCGAGATGGCGGACATCTCCGTTCACATGGTCAAATCGAAGAAGATCGAGGAAAATAGAGGTGTTGCCGCCCTTTTGGCAGAAGAGCGGGTCTTAGATGCCTTACTTCCATCGAAATCCAAGGTCAGGCAGCCGCAGGATTTTATGAGGATTTTGTTGGGCAGCTCTTCGGATGATGAAGAGAGGACCGCGGATGAGTATGAAAATGAAAACGAAAGCAGGAGAACCACCAGGGAGAAGTTCAGAAAGCTGCTAAGGGAAGGCAAGCTGAACGACAGGGAAATAGAGATAGAGGTGACCGAAAGCCCCCTGTCCAACGTTCCCTTCATAGGAGTGGGCATGGAAGAGATGGGGCTCAATTTGGGGGAGATGCTCGGAAACATACTGCCCAAAAAGGTCAAACGCAAAAGGGTCACCGTTGCAAATGCCCTAAAAATCTTTCAGCTCGAAGAGGCCGAAAAGCTAATCGATATGGACGCAGTCGTCAAGGAGGCCTTGGATAAGGTCCAGGAAGAGGGGATCGTCTTCATCGATGAGCTTGACAAAATTGCTTCGGCCGACGGCCAAAAATATGGTCCAGACGTGAGCCGCGAAGGAGTGCAACGGGATCTGCTTCCCCTCGTAGAGGGCACGACAGTGCAGACCAAGTATGGCCCCGTCAAGACTGATCATATACTTTTCATAGGAGCCGGTGCCTTTCATTCCGTCAAGCCCTCCGACCTGATACCGGAATTGCAGGGCAGGTTTCCCATAAGGGTGGAGTTGGATCCCTTGGGGGAGGAAGAGCTGTTGCGCATACTTGTGGAGCCCGAAAACAGCCTGGTTAAGCAATATAAGGCGCTGCTTCAAACCGAGGGAGTTGAGCTCATATTTACTGACGCGGCGCTGAGGGAAGTGGCCTCTTTGGCGGCAAAGATGAACAGGGAGATGGAAAATATAGGCGCAAGGAGACTTCATACGATGATGGAGCAGCTCTTGGAAGATATAAGTTTTAGGGCACCCGAGATGACGGAAAGGGAAGTTCGAATCGACGATATCTTTGTTCGGGAACGCCTTGCTCCTCTCGTGGAGAACACGGATTTGCGGAGATATTTATTATAA
- a CDS encoding FliH/SctL family protein: MSKEGKLLRTVRLVPHAVKIVSKTESEHSSGLSKDQQDGKVSQHKTESMPDSGSLKEQLDNLKRQYDQLCKKYDQLQGKYRTLENSVELEKKRFFEKVHKEAEEVKRQAEKEGYDKGFKRGLTEGKAEAERKANEEIVEQVSGLIRILEDCHDAISSSMDSLLKQNTTKLIRLWEKVLKRLLYREVKLDEHVLERLLGQVLRRLSDKEKIIIYLHPTEVAYLQEKLDQYGDLLRGSRHVEFVADDHVDRGSCMVETNLGIYDARWRTQLERLSEEIDRLLMEGQKENGL, from the coding sequence TTGTCTAAAGAGGGCAAGCTTTTGAGGACCGTGCGCCTTGTTCCCCATGCCGTAAAGATTGTTTCAAAGACGGAATCAGAACACTCCTCTGGATTGAGCAAAGATCAACAGGATGGAAAGGTTTCTCAACACAAGACAGAAAGCATGCCTGATTCTGGAAGTCTAAAAGAACAGTTGGATAATCTTAAGAGGCAATATGATCAGCTTTGCAAGAAGTACGATCAGCTGCAAGGCAAATATAGAACGCTTGAAAATTCCGTAGAGCTTGAAAAGAAACGTTTCTTTGAAAAGGTGCACAAAGAAGCAGAGGAAGTTAAAAGGCAGGCTGAAAAAGAAGGTTACGATAAAGGCTTCAAAAGAGGCCTAACAGAAGGAAAGGCTGAAGCAGAGCGCAAGGCTAATGAGGAGATTGTCGAGCAGGTTTCAGGGCTAATTCGCATCTTGGAAGATTGTCATGATGCCATTTCAAGCTCGATGGATAGCTTACTTAAGCAGAATACAACAAAATTGATCAGGCTTTGGGAGAAGGTTTTAAAGAGGCTTCTTTACAGAGAAGTAAAGCTAGATGAGCATGTCCTTGAGCGCTTGCTTGGGCAGGTATTAAGACGTTTAAGCGATAAGGAAAAGATCATAATATACCTGCACCCCACGGAAGTGGCATATTTGCAGGAAAAGCTAGATCAATATGGTGACCTTCTCCGCGGATCAAGGCATGTTGAGTTTGTGGCTGACGATCATGTAGACAGAGGAAGCTGCATGGTTGAGACGAACCTGGGGATATACGATGCCAGATGGCGAACTCAACTGGAACGCTTATCCGAGGAGATAGATCGTCTTTTGATGGAGGGGCAAAAGGAAAATGGCCTCTAA